The window TTGGCTAAAGAAACATAAATTCCCCTAAACCAGGCACGAGTTTAACCGGAGTACGGTGTTGGGCAGATTGTGTACAGTGTACGATAATTTAGTATTCTCTGGTTTTTACCGCGATTTAATGTTTTGTTAGAATAACTATGAAAGGGCCCTCTGCCGTCTCTAGTCGGAGGAAGAGCGGGGTGACGAGGCTGTTGTGGACACTGTTTGGTGCCTGCCTTGTTGCTACAGTCATCGGGTACAAGCCAGTGGTCATAGTCCATGGTTTGTTCGACAGCTCCGGGGTATTTGTGGAGTTGCTTCGCTTCATCAATCAGGTGAGTGCATGAAAATATACCAACACAGACTACAAATATAAGTCACGAAAGATTGGATATGGGTGATAATAAACGCCTGTTAGGCTATGTAATAACGGAACAGATATGGCAGGCTGGATTATATAGATTGTAACATGTCTAAGACTCATATCAGTATTTTAAACTATAACTTGTTTGTATTAGGGTTTCCATTGTGCTGCTGTAACCTGGGCCCGCGCTTAAGTTTACTCATCAAACATGCCTGTGGTCTGCTTGAATGGCACGAAACGTGTTTTTTTTATAGTAATTTCGGTCGCTTCAGTGTTTCCAATCTCTCTGGGACTGTTACATAAGTGTCACATTGTTCTTCTATGAAGGCGATGTTCTAATGAAATCAACGTTTGTCGCCGGTCATATCAGCTGAGCTCTTCATGAATACTACTGAAATAGGCTGTTGATTGTTGCCAGATTCTTGACATAATGTTGCCTTTGCTACCCTTTGCCTGGGTTTATGCACAAGAAAACAATCATAAGGAACATAGCGGGGTTCACAGGATGGCAGACAGGGCCAGATTAGCTGGATAAATTAAGTTCCTACAGTACTATCCTATCTTCGTTTATGTACAATCAGTGAAAGCATTTCCATGTTTCTCTCGATACACAAAGATGACGAAATTTAAGTTTAGTCTAGTGCTGTTTGAATGCAGCAGGTAATAAtactttttaatttgtttatttatttaacctttatttagctaggcaagtcagttaagaacaaatccttatttacaatgatgaccaaCCAAATTGCAAAATGCCTCCTGCTGGGGCTGGCattaaagatttaaaaaatatatatattaggacaaaacacacatcactgcAAGAgcgacaacactacataaagagagacctaagacgagaacatggtagcaacacaacatggtacaaacattattgggcacaggcaACTGCACAAAGGGCAaggaggtagagacaacaatacatcacgcaaagcagccacaactgtcagtaagagtgccCATGATTGAGGCTTTGAAAGACGAGATTGAgagaactgtccagtttgagtgttgcagctcgttccagtcgctagctgcagcgaactgaaaagacaagcgaccctggcatgtgtgtgtgctttggggaccttaaTATattgtgactggcagaacgggtgttgtatgtggaggatgtaGATATCTCAggtaggggggagtgaggcctaagagggttttataaataagcatcaaccagtgggtcttgtgacgggtatacagagattaccagtttacagaggagtatagagtgcagtgatgtgtcctataaggagcattggtggcaaatctgatggccgaatggtaaagagctcgagagcatccttacctgccgatctataaattacgtctccgtattctagcatgggtaggatggtcatctgaatcagggttagtttggcaactggggtgaaagaggagcgattacgatagaggaaaccaagtttatatttaactttagcctgcagctttgatatgtgctgagagaaggacagtgtaccatctagccatactcccaagtacttgtatgaggtgtctacctcaagctctaaaccctcagagatagtaatcacacctgtggggagaggggcattcttcttaccaaaccacatgacttttgttttggaggtgttaaGAACAAAGTtatgggtagagaaagcttgttggacacaaaGAAacctttgttgtagagcatttaacacaaaatccggggaggggccagttgagtataagactgtaacatctgcatataaatggatgagagggtttcctactgcctgagctatgttgttgatgtgaattgagaagagcgtggggcctaggattgatccttggggtactcccttggtaacaggcagtggctgagacagcatattttctgactttatacactgcactctttgagggGTTGTTAGGAAACCAGGCTAAAGACCCCTCCGAGACAcgaatactccttagccggcccacaagaatggaatggtctaccgtatcaaaagcgttggccaagtcaataaaaatagcagcacaacaattcttagaatcaagggcaatggtgacatcattgaggacctttaaggttgcaatGATGCATctataacctgagcggaaaccagattagAACAGTGTGCGGGCCTTCTTGTTCTATACCACCCTGCTGAGGAACCCCAACCACCTCTACTGTGGCAAAGAACGTGTCCGCTGAAGTAACAAAAGGCTCAGACAAACTCTTGACTTCAACAGATCACTTTAGGGGAACCAACTCATTTCTCCGACCACAAAATATAACCGAGTGGCACAGTGTCACTCAACCCAGCAAAGGACATCTCCCCATAATTGACTCCTGAATCCGCCTCAGAAGCCTGCAGAAGGCACAtcgcatacagtgccttcagaaagtattcataccccttgagttattccacattttgttacagcctaaattttaTTTTTAAGTTGCTTTTTGGGGGGTCTTTTTTAAAGAGCGATTGCCCCTAAAAAGCAACTTCTCGTTTTTAAAATGGCCTATGTGGCATGGATATGAgtcaaacatttattctagtgtcaaaatgtaTTACAAAGTGTAGATAGGATCATTTGTAATAAAGTCAGCCTCGTCCAAAACAGAGATTTGCAAGACTATATTAAAAAATGGAATGGATGGTACGTAGCAGTTTTCCATGGGTTGGGTTTATTTGAATCCTGCTGGCAGCACCCAAGTAATCATCTATTAGGATTGCAGCTAAAAGCGACCCGATCATAATGcccatggtcaatttggtttgacattcGATATCCCTATGGGATTAGTTAGGGACTgtcagtaaattacacaatgtacttGGGACAATCAAATGTCAAATtaactgcaagaagcccaaacggatataatatttgacaaaaacatCATTTCGAATTTCCtatacatttgtatacgatcacatatcTCTCTTATGGGTGGGAATAgcttggaacagatttccaaaatgtaAATCACGaagagctgatttgctggtgtttttagtctTATATCCAACAATTCATTCAATTCAGAAAGGTTGGCGTGACAAATAAAATCACCTGTGGGAAAATTCGTCCCACAGGGCCGCCTGTTGGTGAACCCTGCCTTATGGTAAATTGTGACAGCGAACAAAAATAACTTGATTGGACATTTTATTATTTAAGCCTGCCAGCAGCACCATCATGCAGATGTCCTCCCGCACAGGTAGTCTCCAATGAAGACTGACATCAAACAAAGTCCGTAGGCTGTACAGTTTCAATTCTGGTCTTATTCAAAGTTGACTTAAGCTGCAATATGCAGAAAACGCTCTGccgtttcctggttgctaaaattcgaatagtttgcctaatttcagtttgtgacaaaacaaacgTGTAGAAAATCATTGGTCACAGCAGTGTAGATGGTAGTCTTTTCCATTACTAAAGTtatttgtattttcagctgtttaaagctggtgtacaaaactgaaagtaaaagacttAAATTAAAGTTAAGAACTGGAAGCATAGAAAcagcgcacatagaacatatctaccacTTAGACTTGCCTTCAATGAGAATTACATATCTATAactgaatttggtcaggtcgcccaaaaagttacacatTTCAGCTTTAAGTCTACCTACCTATGgtttgattattattttttaacttgCAGGACATTTCATATCATACAAGAACCGTTTGAAGAACCCATTTTTgattccatatagaaccctttccacacagggttctacctggaacctagtGCACAAAAAACTGAACACTTTTGGCTTGTGTGCACCACTTTCAAAACTGCTGGCTGAGTTGAGTTTTTGCATAAGAAATGCTGAAATCAGTTGAGACATTTTGCTTCATGTATTGACTAATTTGTCATCTTCTCTGACAATCCTAGCTTTATAGCCTTCCAAATAAACCTATCTTTGTTATAGTCATTGATCCTATTCAAATTAGGATTTGTATATTCTAATTCTATGCTTATAGTGCTCTAATCTGTCCCATCCTCTTCTTCTGACAGTCTCACCCAGGAACCAATGTGTCAGTCATCGACCTGTTTGACCGCAGCTCTAGCTTACAGCCACTATGGAAACAAGTGGAGGGCTTCAAGGAAGCCATCTATCCCATCATGCAAAATGCTGCAGATGGGGTCCACTTCATCTGCTActctcaaggtgtgtgtgtgtgactctgtgttatGCTGAATATTATTTTAATACAGCTTtatattcaatcaatcaaatgtatttataaagcccttacatcagctgatgtcacaaagtgctgtacagaaacccagcctaaaaccccaaacagcaatcgatgcaggtgtagaagcacggtggctaggaaaaactccctagaaaggccagaacctaggaagaaacctagatcggaaccaggctatgaggggtggccagtcctcttctggctgtgccgggtggagattataacagaacatggccaagatgttcaaatgttcatagatgaccagcagggtcaaataataataataatcacagtggttgtcgagggtgaaacaggtcagcacctcaggagtaaatgtcagttggcttttcatagccgatcattgagagtatctctaccgctcctgctgtctctagagagttgaaaacagcaggtctgggacaggtagcacgtccggtcaACAGGTCAGAGTTCCACATCCGCAGGAAgaaaagttgaaactggagcagcagcaaggccaggtggactggggacagcaaggagtcatcaggccaggtagtcctgaggcatggtcctaggctcaggtcctccgagagagagagaattagggagagcatacttaaattcacacaggacaccggataagacaggagaaatacccCAGATATaagactgaccctagcctcctgacacaaactactgcagcataaatactggaggctgagagaggagggtgtcgggagacactgtggtcccatcCAACAAtactcccggacagggccaaacaggcaggatataaccccacccactttgccaaagcacagcctccacaccactaTTCACCCTTGTTCTGTTACAGGTGGACTGATTTGCAGAGGGATCCTGTCCACTCTTCCTAATCACAATGTCCACTCCTTCATCTCTTTGTCCTCGCCTCAGGCTGGACAGTATGGAGGTGTGAGTTCGTTATAAACCATCAACTTGATCTTTGTGTGCAACAGCCAACGTGATTGTTTGAAACATGATACATTGAAGTTCTGTGCTAATATGTGCTGAGGCCTGAATTAAACTAACTTGTGTTTCTGTTCAGACACAGACTACCTAAAGTACCTCTTCCCCCAGTTCATGAAGTCCAACCTGTTTCATTTCTGCTACACTGGAGTGGGCCAGAGGATATCCATCTGCAACTACTGGAAAGGTGAGTGTGTTTAGGACAAAATGTACCTTCACTCAACCTTCCCTCGTAGGGTTCCCAAGGAGTcactgtggatatattgagggtCTTTGGTCGTGGTGAAAAATTGTTTGACTAAACTGTTTGTTCTCTCTTGCAGACCCCCATCACACGGACATGTATGTGAACGGCAGTGATTATCTGGCTTTATTGAACAGTGAGAGGTCAAATCCTAATTCAACAGGTCAGCAACGCTGCTAATGTGAATCTTGTCGGTCCCCTTTGTTGTGGGTTTTAAATTCATCCACTATTTCAGAGAAGTGTTAGTCTGTCTACTCTATTGCTGCTGAGTCAACGTTGTCATTGGTTGTAGTACTCTGCATTTTATAGGAACCTTTTGGTCATTGTACAGTATTGTTGTTGTGTATTTTGTTATTACAATTATATAGTTAGGATATATTCTTTCTCATTCAGTGTGGAAAAATAACTTCCTACGTATCAAGAAGCTGGTCTTAATTGGGGGGCCAGACGATGGAGTCATCACACCCTGGCAGTCCAGGTGACTAGTTCATCCTTCCTCTTTCCTAGAGTatacaaaatgtttttaaaaaaacacctgctctttccatgac of the Oncorhynchus tshawytscha isolate Ot180627B linkage group LG31, Otsh_v2.0, whole genome shotgun sequence genome contains:
- the LOC112229952 gene encoding lysosomal thioesterase PPT2-A, which translates into the protein MKGPSAVSSRRKSGVTRLLWTLFGACLVATVIGYKPVVIVHGLFDSSGVFVELLRFINQSHPGTNVSVIDLFDRSSSLQPLWKQVEGFKEAIYPIMQNAADGVHFICYSQGGLICRGILSTLPNHNVHSFISLSSPQAGQYGDTDYLKYLFPQFMKSNLFHFCYTGVGQRISICNYWKDPHHTDMYVNGSDYLALLNSERSNPNSTVWKNNFLRIKKLVLIGGPDDGVITPWQSSQFGFYNDNETVVEIKDQDLYLRDVFGLKTLNARGDLFLCSMAGVEHVKWHSNDTVFNTCIEKWLV